TGTCCTCGATGCTTCCCTTCCGTTCCCGGACGGTCTGGAGGTCGGCCAGCGTCTGACACGGGTGGTAGGTGTCACACTGCATGTTGTACACCGGGATGTCGGCACCCTCCTGGTAGTCCCGGATGATCTCGGTTCCGCGGGGATACTCGAAGTCGACGGCCCCGCCCAGGACGCGCACCGCGAGTGCGTGTCCGTACCGCGAGAGGACCTTCGCCGTCTCCTTTGCGGATTCGCCGTGTTCCAGCTGGAGCTGGTCCGGCGACATGATGTGCGGGTAGCCCCCGAGCTGGTTGATTCCGGCCTCGAAGGAGTTGCGCGTCCGCGTCGAGGTGTTGTAGAACAGTTCGAAAAGCGAGTAGCCGGTCAACGCGTCGTGATGCGCCCACTGGTCGGCCGCGAATTCGGCCTTCAGCTGGTCGGCGACATCCAGTACCGATTCCAGTTCCGCTTTGCTCCACTCCTGTGTCGTGATCAGATCCTTTCCGCGTAGGTCAGTTTTCATGGTGGTTGCACTCCTGGTGCGAGGCTGTGCACTCTGTGCGTCTCTGCGCCCTTCAATAAAACTTCCGCCAGCAGGGCAACCCAGACACCCCGGTGATACGTCCGCAGTTCGTTACCGTTCGACGCCGCGGCGGAGATACCAGGCTCCATACGCGATCCCGACTGCCAACCCGAGAACGGTGCCCACCTGCCAGTCGATTCCGTAGTAGACGTACCCGCCGAAACCCCCGAGGACGGTGAAACTCGCGATCGCGACGACGGCGATTGCGCGCGGATCTGTCATCGGTACTGTCCTCTCGGAGGGGGATAATCACGTTGCCGGTTTCGGTCAAAAAATGCCCCCTACGTCGAGGGCTTCGTCCGCCTCAGTCGTCGTCTTCGACCTAATCTGCCAGGGTCGGATCCTCAGTGTCCTCGGGTTTGTCGAACAGCGGGCTCGACTCGCCGGGCACGAACGTATTGAGGATCAGCCCGGACAGTGCAGTCATGATGACGGCCTCTCCGAAGAACGTCTGTGCTGCCTGGGGGAGCCCCTGCAGCGCGTCCGGACGGACGGCGACGCCGAGGCCGAGTCCGATGGCCGTCGCGATGATGACCATGTTCCGCCGGTTCATCTCCACGTTCAGGAAGATCAGCCGCATCCCGCTTGCGGCCACCATGGCGACCATGATCAGCACGGCGCCGCCGAACACGGGGTCCGGCGTCGCCGCGACGGTGGCACCGATCTTGGGGATCAGGCCGAGTACAGCCAGCACGATGCCGCCGATAAGGACGACCCAGCGGCTCATCACGCCGGTGAAGTTGACGATCCCGACGTTCTGTGAGAAGGACGTCACCGGGAACGAACTGAACAGCGCGCCGATCGAACTCATGATACCGTCGGCAAAGATGCCGCCGCGGAACTCATCCCGTGTCGGGTTACGTCCCTCGGCTGCAGTAATGCCGGCCATGTCTCCGACCGTCTCCATCGCGGACACGAGGAACAGGAACCCGAAGGTGATTATCGCGATCGGCTCGATCACGAACCCGAACTCGCCGGGGCGCGGAATCGCGAACCAGGACGCCTCGAAGATCGGGCTGAAGTCGACGATGCCGAGCGCAGCAGCGACGACGTAGCCGACCGCGATCCCGATAATGATGCTCAACAGCCGCCAGATCCCCTTCAAGAAGAGGTTGAACAGGACGGCGATACCCAACACCAGCGAGGCGAGCGCGAGGTTCAGCATCGAACCGTAGTCCTCGGCTCCGACACCGCCCGCGGAGTAGTCCATCCCGACCGGGATGAGATACAGCCCGATCACGACCACGATCAGGCCGGTCACCAGCGGCGGGAAGTACGGTTTGATTCGGTCGAACTGCCAGCCGATGATCCCCTCGACGACGATTCCCGTAATCGCAAGCGAGGCGAACACAGCTCCGAGACCGTGTTCGCCACCGACGGCGATGGCAGCGCCGACGAAAGTAAAGCTCGTCCCCATGACGATCGGGAGCTTCGCCCCGACCGGCCCGATACCGTACGCCTGAACGATCGTCGCGAGACCGGCGAACAGCAGCACCATCTGGACGAGGTACGCTGTATCGCCGGTTCCCAGTCCGATCGCGCCGGCAACGATGAACGCCACCGCCGTCGACGGAACGATCATCACCGAAACGTGCTGGATTCCCAGCAGTATCGATTTGGGTAACGGCGGCTTCTCCTCCAATTCGTATGACAGTTCTATCTCTCCACTCGTTTCGCCGCTGGTCTCTTCTGTCATGGAATAGCATGGGCAACGTCACCGACGAGTTATTTAATATTTATGCAGGTAATTGTAGCCATATATTGCTTCGTGGTTCGCCCGGCAGGAGCGCGTCACTCGTTCCTCCGTTTCGTTGCGGTGCGTGGAATACAGTCGAGAGCAACCGGAGCGTTCTGTCGCACTGTCGCGGACATCCAGAGAGACTCTGTCGAACACCATTATTATATATGAGGTGTTCGACGTTACCAACGGAGCCCATGAGCGACACCAAGAGAGTCAGCGACAGAGGCGATCGAGTCGGGATCTACCTCCAGGACAAGCGGCCGTTGGAGGAGAACCTCGAATTGGTTCAGTATGCAGAACAGCAGGGGTTCGACGAGGTCTGGCAGGCGGAGTCCAGGCTCGCCCGGGACGCGATCACCCCGATGGGGGCCTACGCCGCCGTCACTGACGACATCAAGATCGGTGCCGGGGTCATCAACAACTGGACCCGCAACACCGCCTTGATCGCCCAGACGATGAGTACGCTCGAGGAACTGGCCGGCCGCGACCGGATCCTCTGTGGGATCGGCGCCTGGTGGGAACCGCTGGCGTCGAAAGTCGGCGTCGACCGACGCAAACCGCTGCGCGCGATGCGGGAAACCGTCGAGGTGACGAAGCGTCTCCTCGAGATGGAGAACGTCACCTACGACGGGGAGTTCGTGAACGTCGAGGACATCGAACTCGATGTCGTCCACGGCGACACCGGCCCCCGCTCGGTTCCGGTGTACGTCGGCGGGACCGGCTTCAAGATGCTCGAACTGACGGGTCATTTCGCCGACGGGGCATTGCTGAACTACCTGGTGAGTCCGGAATACAACCAGAAAGCCCTCGACGCGCTCGAAAACGGTGCCGAACGCGGCGGCCGATCGCTGGAAGACATCGACCGCCCGCAACTGGTCGTCTGTTCGATGGATCACGACGCCGACAAGGCACTGGACAACGCCCGGGAGCTCATCACCCAGTATCTCGGTCAGCAGCCCCACATCATGAAAGCCAGCGGCGTGAGCCAGGACCTCATCGACGAGGTAGGGGAGGCGATCGGCGGGTGGCCGGCGGACGCCGACGACATCGAGAAGGGGATGGATCTCATTCCGGACGAGGTCGTCCACAAACTCACCGCCAGCGGTACCCCCGAACAGTGCCGCGAGAAGGTCCGGGAGTACGCCGAGAACGGCTGTCAGTGTCCGGTCCTCTACCCGCTGGGCGAGGATCGCGAACTGATGATCGACGAGTTCGCCGACGGCTACATGTAATCACCGAGCGGTTTCATCCGCTCGAACAGCGTCCGTTTTTTCAGGTTCGGTGCATCCAGCGATCGCTCCGGGCGTTGTGAGTGGCTGCCGCCGTTATCGGATCGGTCCCCGCTCGATGAACTCACCGTCACCTGGGTCGGACAGCACCTCGTGATCCCTGGCGGCGACCTCTCCGCCCGCGATGACCGTGTCTACTCGGTGACTCCACTCTCTGCCCTCGTAGGGCGTCCACCCGCCGACGAAGGCAAGCTTCGAGGCGGTTACCTCGTACGGTTCCTCCCGAAGCAAAACAACGTCGGCGTCCGTGCCGGGTAGGAGCGACCCTTTCTGCGGGTACAGTCCCGCCTCGCGTGCCGGGCGAGCGCACACGAGCTCCAGCAGCCGCTGCCAGGAGAGCGGCCCGTCCCGGACGCCTTCGCTCGCGAGGAACTCCAGCATCGTCTCGATGCTCGGGAGCCCGGCGTACGGCTCCCAGATGTTTTCCCACCCCCGTTCTCGTTCCGCACGGTGAGTCGGGAAGTGTTCGCTCGCCACGAGGTCGATCGTCCCGTCCGCGAGGGCATCCCAGAGCCGATCTACCTCGGCAGGCGACTTCAAGCTCGGATTCACCTTCAAAAACGGACCCAGCTCCTCGACGTCCTCCTTAGAGAACGCCAGATAGTGGGGACACGTCTCGAGTGTCACCGGGACCTCCGCCCGGGATTTGAACCGCGCGCCCTCCCGGGCGCCGCTACCGCTGGAGACGTGGACCACGTGAAGCGGACAGTCGGCGTATTCGGCGAACCATCCCATCCGGCCGATCGCGTCCAGTTCTGCCTCCACTGGGCGAGAGTCCATGTACACGCCCGGATCGTCGCCGTCGATCTGTGCTCGTGCGTGATCGAGTATACCCTGTGTCTCACAGTGAACGCGGACCTTCCCCCCTGCTTCGCCGACCGCAGAGAGGAGTTCGACGATTTCGCGGTCCTCGGCGAGGTACGGCTCCGCCGTGAAGGTCTTGAAATCCCTGGTCCCTTCCGCAATGATCTCCGCGACGTCGACGTCGGCGTCCTCGAAGTTCCCCGCCACGAGCCCGAAATCGACGTGGGCAAGCTGTTCGCAGTCGTCTCGTTTCTGCCGGACCGCTTCGGGTGTCGTCACCGGCGTCTGGGTCGGGAGTTCGACGACGGTAGTCACCCCGCCGGCGACGGCGCTCGCCGTCTCGGAGGCGAAGTCGATGTCTGCGGGAAAAAGCTCGTCGTCGTGCATGTGATTGTGAACGTCGACGACCCCGGGAATCGCGACCATTCCGTCGGCGTCGAGGCGCTCGGGGTCGCCAGCACACTCCCGTGCCGCAGTCGGACCGACTGCAGTGATCCTCCCGTTTTCGATCACAATATCTCCCTTCGTTACTCCCGACGGGTCGACGATCCGCGCGTCGGTGACGAGCAGGTCAGCCATACGTTGGGCCACGACCGAGTCGTAGAAAACTGTTGGGCTGACGTGTCGCCAGTTCGGCGGTCCCGCTATCGACAGCAACGATCCCAGTTGTGTCCGGATTGTGGCCGGACCGGAGGCAGAGCGCAACGACCAGTTTCCCGGCACGTATAGTTTTTTGTAGGGCCCCGTTCATCGTTCCAGCGTGAAACTGAATGCAGGCACGCTCGTCACGATGAACGACGAGCGCGAGGTTCGAGAGGAAGCGCACGTCGTCGTCGAGGACGGCGAAATCGTCGAGATCGCGGACGGCCACGCCTCCGGCGAGGACGTCGTCGACGCGACCGACGAGGTCGTCATCCCCGGTCTCGTCAACTGTCACACGCACATGTACGCGCTCCCGAT
The Halalkaliarchaeum desulfuricum DNA segment above includes these coding regions:
- a CDS encoding uracil-xanthine permease family protein, which produces MTEETSGETSGEIELSYELEEKPPLPKSILLGIQHVSVMIVPSTAVAFIVAGAIGLGTGDTAYLVQMVLLFAGLATIVQAYGIGPVGAKLPIVMGTSFTFVGAAIAVGGEHGLGAVFASLAITGIVVEGIIGWQFDRIKPYFPPLVTGLIVVVIGLYLIPVGMDYSAGGVGAEDYGSMLNLALASLVLGIAVLFNLFLKGIWRLLSIIIGIAVGYVVAAALGIVDFSPIFEASWFAIPRPGEFGFVIEPIAIITFGFLFLVSAMETVGDMAGITAAEGRNPTRDEFRGGIFADGIMSSIGALFSSFPVTSFSQNVGIVNFTGVMSRWVVLIGGIVLAVLGLIPKIGATVAATPDPVFGGAVLIMVAMVAASGMRLIFLNVEMNRRNMVIIATAIGLGLGVAVRPDALQGLPQAAQTFFGEAVIMTALSGLILNTFVPGESSPLFDKPEDTEDPTLAD
- a CDS encoding LLM class flavin-dependent oxidoreductase, translating into MSDTKRVSDRGDRVGIYLQDKRPLEENLELVQYAEQQGFDEVWQAESRLARDAITPMGAYAAVTDDIKIGAGVINNWTRNTALIAQTMSTLEELAGRDRILCGIGAWWEPLASKVGVDRRKPLRAMRETVEVTKRLLEMENVTYDGEFVNVEDIELDVVHGDTGPRSVPVYVGGTGFKMLELTGHFADGALLNYLVSPEYNQKALDALENGAERGGRSLEDIDRPQLVVCSMDHDADKALDNARELITQYLGQQPHIMKASGVSQDLIDEVGEAIGGWPADADDIEKGMDLIPDEVVHKLTASGTPEQCREKVREYAENGCQCPVLYPLGEDRELMIDEFADGYM
- a CDS encoding dihydroorotase; this translates as MADLLVTDARIVDPSGVTKGDIVIENGRITAVGPTAARECAGDPERLDADGMVAIPGVVDVHNHMHDDELFPADIDFASETASAVAGGVTTVVELPTQTPVTTPEAVRQKRDDCEQLAHVDFGLVAGNFEDADVDVAEIIAEGTRDFKTFTAEPYLAEDREIVELLSAVGEAGGKVRVHCETQGILDHARAQIDGDDPGVYMDSRPVEAELDAIGRMGWFAEYADCPLHVVHVSSGSGAREGARFKSRAEVPVTLETCPHYLAFSKEDVEELGPFLKVNPSLKSPAEVDRLWDALADGTIDLVASEHFPTHRAERERGWENIWEPYAGLPSIETMLEFLASEGVRDGPLSWQRLLELVCARPAREAGLYPQKGSLLPGTDADVVLLREEPYEVTASKLAFVGGWTPYEGREWSHRVDTVIAGGEVAARDHEVLSDPGDGEFIERGPIR